The proteins below come from a single Anaerobacillus alkaliphilus genomic window:
- the rlmD gene encoding 23S rRNA (uracil(1939)-C(5))-methyltransferase RlmD — protein sequence MSKGSTPVTKNEIVDVIIEDLTHEGAGVAKIDGYALFIPKALPGEQAKVKVIKTNKGYGFARLLEVTKRSEDRVDAPPCPIFDQCGGCQLQHLSYEGQLKQKQKQVRDVLERIGKITDVFIHPTLGMNDPWRYRNKAQVPFADREGGLIAGFYKERSHEIIDMDSCLIQHEENDKIVQAVREVASKLGIKGYNEERHQGTLRHVVARYGVNTGQLMVVLVTRSRELPNKKELIEAIQEKVPHVTSIVQNINTKRTNVIFGDETIVLAGEEYIYDTIGDVKFAISARSFYQVNPEQTKVLYDQALKYAGLTGAETVIDAYCGIGTISLFLAQQAKHVYGVEIVPEAISDAKRNAELNHMDNVDFAVGEAEKVIPWWYAQGIRADVIVVDPPRKGCDEALLDTILKMKPKRVVYVSCNPATLARDLRILEDGGYKTVEVQPVDMFPHTNHCEAVARIELL from the coding sequence ATGTCAAAAGGAAGTACACCTGTTACCAAAAATGAAATTGTAGACGTAATAATAGAAGATTTAACTCATGAAGGGGCAGGAGTAGCCAAAATCGACGGCTATGCTCTATTTATCCCAAAGGCACTGCCTGGAGAACAAGCAAAAGTGAAAGTCATTAAAACAAACAAAGGGTACGGATTTGCGAGACTATTAGAAGTAACGAAGAGAAGTGAAGACCGAGTTGATGCTCCGCCTTGTCCTATTTTTGATCAATGTGGTGGCTGCCAACTCCAGCACTTAAGCTACGAAGGCCAACTGAAGCAGAAACAAAAGCAAGTCCGTGACGTCCTTGAACGTATTGGAAAGATTACGGATGTTTTCATCCATCCAACATTAGGAATGAACGATCCTTGGCGCTACCGCAATAAAGCCCAAGTTCCATTTGCTGACCGTGAAGGTGGATTGATTGCAGGTTTCTACAAAGAACGAAGTCATGAAATTATCGATATGGATAGCTGTTTAATTCAGCATGAAGAAAATGACAAGATCGTGCAGGCGGTAAGAGAAGTAGCCTCAAAACTTGGAATTAAAGGCTACAATGAGGAACGGCATCAAGGAACATTGAGACATGTGGTTGCCCGTTACGGTGTTAATACTGGTCAACTTATGGTTGTGTTAGTCACTAGATCTAGAGAGCTTCCGAACAAAAAGGAATTAATTGAAGCCATTCAAGAAAAAGTTCCTCATGTGACATCGATTGTTCAAAACATCAATACAAAACGAACAAACGTCATCTTCGGTGACGAAACGATAGTCTTAGCCGGCGAAGAATATATTTATGATACAATCGGCGATGTGAAATTTGCCATTTCAGCTAGGTCATTTTATCAAGTAAACCCAGAACAAACAAAGGTACTTTATGATCAAGCGCTTAAATATGCAGGGTTAACAGGTGCTGAAACAGTGATAGATGCCTACTGTGGAATTGGGACGATCTCGTTATTTTTAGCACAGCAAGCAAAGCATGTCTACGGAGTTGAAATCGTTCCAGAAGCGATTAGCGATGCCAAACGTAATGCCGAACTAAATCATATGGACAATGTAGACTTCGCCGTCGGTGAAGCAGAAAAAGTTATCCCATGGTGGTATGCTCAAGGCATCCGTGCCGACGTCATCGTCGTCGACCCACCAAGAAAAGGCTGTGACGAAGCACTTCTAGATACGATCCTAAAGATGAAACCAAAGCGAGTTGTGTACGTTTCCTGTAACCCAGCGACACTAGCAAGGGATTTACGCATACTTGAAGATGGTGGCTATAAAACGGTAGAAGTGCAGCCGGTCGATATGTTTCCACATACGAATCATTGCGAGGCGGTTGCGAGGATAGAGTTACTATAA
- a CDS encoding DUF899 family protein encodes MTTIQAQIEALEQEILEKKRQLVELRKSVGERLVPNYEFVTSTNKQATLLGLFGDKDELFVIHNMGKGCSYCTMWADGFNGVYHHLAAKAGFVLASPDEPSVQEDFAAERKWQFPMISVKGNSFTSEVGFLKENQHYPGVSTFRRDEQNNIYLCTQAYFGPGDDYCVPWHLFDLLPSGSINVQTIRKLNSHSTFQLTNNIAIGVKDYENAIGFYQDILGWKVEQIFENEIKFSISGTNIFIENTGESIVHFEFAVEDIETTKSLLLEKGCQITKEYSPKSVMVEDPFGLKFHLFETTR; translated from the coding sequence ATGACAACAATTCAAGCACAAATAGAAGCACTAGAACAAGAGATTTTGGAGAAGAAGAGACAGCTTGTTGAACTACGAAAGTCAGTCGGTGAACGATTGGTTCCGAACTATGAATTTGTTACTTCGACTAATAAACAAGCGACATTGCTTGGTTTGTTTGGTGATAAAGATGAACTATTTGTTATCCATAACATGGGAAAAGGCTGTTCCTATTGTACAATGTGGGCGGATGGCTTTAATGGCGTGTATCATCATTTAGCGGCAAAAGCAGGATTTGTTCTTGCTTCTCCAGATGAACCTTCCGTCCAAGAGGATTTTGCAGCGGAACGAAAGTGGCAGTTTCCGATGATTTCTGTTAAGGGAAACTCGTTTACTAGTGAGGTAGGCTTCTTGAAGGAAAATCAGCATTACCCTGGTGTTTCGACATTCCGAAGAGATGAGCAGAATAACATATACCTATGTACTCAAGCTTACTTCGGACCGGGTGATGATTATTGTGTTCCTTGGCATTTATTTGACTTACTACCTTCAGGCTCTATAAATGTTCAAACTATAAGGAAGCTCAACAGCCACTCAACTTTTCAGCTTACGAACAATATAGCAATTGGTGTGAAGGATTATGAAAATGCTATTGGGTTTTATCAAGACATACTAGGGTGGAAGGTCGAACAAATCTTTGAGAATGAAATAAAATTTTCAATCAGTGGAACAAATATTTTTATAGAAAACACGGGTGAAAGCATCGTTCACTTTGAATTTGCAGTTGAAGATATTGAAACTACTAAAAGCCTGCTACTAGAAAAAGGTTGTCAAATCACAAAGGAGTATTCTCCAAAAAGTGTAATGGTTGAAGACCCTTTTGGTTTGAAATTTCACTTGTTCGAGACAACAAGGTAG
- a CDS encoding macrolide 2'-phosphotransferase — protein MNTLEMKQLANSKGLNIIEETIKMNESGVDFRVALAKDQNRDKWVLRVPRRPESMRHALKEKKALEILHNYASFEVPNWSIFSEELIAYKQLSGVPAATIDVELQDYVWSLDKTNVPSEYYYSLGKVLADLHSLPQHEFKDTGVNILAASELRASMKQRMERVKEKYHVNQNLWDRWQAWLAKDSLWPSHVGVIHGDLHPGHILIDKNNHVTGLIDWTEVEIADVSVDFMSHHLLFGKDGLRKLIDAYDNAGGKTWSGMAEHIVELLSTSGITVAEYAEASGLKEMHEAATQMLASES, from the coding sequence ATGAATACACTTGAAATGAAACAATTAGCAAATAGTAAAGGACTAAACATCATAGAAGAAACTATAAAAATGAATGAGTCTGGTGTTGACTTTCGAGTAGCACTTGCTAAAGATCAAAACCGTGATAAATGGGTACTAAGGGTTCCGCGTAGACCAGAGTCTATGAGACATGCTCTAAAAGAGAAAAAAGCGTTAGAAATCCTTCATAACTATGCAAGCTTTGAGGTTCCCAACTGGTCTATTTTCTCCGAAGAGTTAATTGCGTATAAGCAATTAAGTGGTGTTCCTGCTGCTACTATTGACGTTGAACTACAAGACTATGTCTGGAGTTTAGATAAAACCAATGTGCCATCTGAGTATTATTACTCACTAGGAAAAGTTCTCGCAGATTTACATTCATTACCTCAACATGAATTCAAGGATACCGGTGTTAACATTCTTGCTGCTAGTGAGTTAAGAGCTTCCATGAAACAACGAATGGAACGTGTAAAAGAAAAATATCACGTCAACCAAAATCTATGGGACCGCTGGCAAGCATGGTTAGCGAAAGACTCCCTTTGGCCATCTCATGTAGGGGTGATACATGGAGACTTACATCCAGGTCATATTCTTATTGATAAGAACAATCATGTTACGGGTTTAATTGATTGGACAGAAGTAGAGATAGCTGATGTGTCTGTCGATTTTATGTCACATCATTTACTGTTTGGCAAAGATGGACTGAGAAAATTGATTGACGCATATGACAATGCCGGAGGTAAAACTTGGTCTGGAATGGCTGAGCATATCGTTGAACTTTTATCAACAAGTGGCATTACTGTTGCTGAATACGCCGAAGCATCAGGTTTGAAAGAAATGCATGAAGCAGCTACACAGATGCTTGCAAGTGAAAGCTAA
- a CDS encoding DUF418 domain-containing protein gives MDAPRLRPTQQGDRIITLDIIRGFALLGILLVNMNFFVAPELFLLLSGDTLFDGAVSKAADGFVTIFATGKFFTTFSFLFGLGFFIFMERVKDKGLSVGKLYFRRILFLLFLGLFHIFILWSGDILLNYALAAFFLLLFRKSSKETIKKWAIGLFSVVIFITAIFSFLSSLMDNVLAGEMELTTDYSLMVEEALVVFQNGSFSEILSFRLAEEIPFMLSNYIITVPMVLAIFLIGLYVGKKGVLYNISGHLDWIKKVWKNSMIFGVLMTVVYVLLKAELFIVPFYFHEAAVEVLSLVSGLVMSFFYISSITLLCQKELWLARLKFLAPVGQMALTNYLLQTVICIFLFNGYGFGFYGKVTPELGILITVAIFTVQIFLSKAWMARFKYGPLERLWRLFTYRGV, from the coding sequence ATGGATGCACCGAGGTTACGACCTACCCAGCAAGGCGATCGGATTATCACATTGGATATCATTCGAGGTTTTGCGCTTTTAGGTATTTTGTTGGTAAACATGAATTTTTTTGTGGCCCCAGAATTATTTTTACTTCTATCGGGTGATACATTGTTTGATGGAGCAGTGAGCAAAGCTGCAGACGGGTTTGTTACCATTTTTGCAACAGGCAAATTTTTTACGACGTTTTCATTTTTATTTGGTTTAGGCTTTTTTATATTTATGGAGAGAGTAAAGGATAAAGGGCTATCTGTAGGTAAACTTTACTTTAGAAGGATATTATTCCTTTTGTTTCTTGGACTTTTTCATATTTTCATATTATGGAGTGGTGATATATTACTTAATTATGCGCTTGCAGCATTTTTCCTACTGCTATTTAGAAAGTCTTCCAAAGAAACAATTAAGAAATGGGCAATCGGATTATTTAGTGTGGTTATTTTTATAACAGCCATTTTTAGCTTTCTATCATCTCTTATGGATAACGTCCTAGCAGGAGAGATGGAACTTACTACAGACTATTCACTCATGGTTGAAGAAGCGCTTGTTGTTTTTCAAAATGGTAGTTTCTCAGAAATTCTATCGTTTCGCTTAGCTGAAGAAATACCATTTATGTTATCTAACTATATCATCACTGTTCCAATGGTCCTGGCTATTTTTCTTATCGGCTTATATGTTGGGAAAAAAGGGGTTCTCTACAATATAAGTGGTCATTTGGATTGGATCAAAAAAGTTTGGAAGAACAGCATGATCTTTGGCGTTTTAATGACTGTTGTATATGTATTATTAAAAGCAGAACTATTTATCGTACCGTTTTATTTTCATGAAGCAGCCGTAGAAGTTCTCTCGCTAGTATCAGGGCTTGTAATGTCTTTCTTTTACATCAGCTCGATTACACTGCTATGTCAAAAAGAACTTTGGCTGGCAAGACTTAAATTTTTAGCACCTGTAGGTCAGATGGCGTTGACGAATTACTTGCTTCAAACCGTTATTTGTATTTTCTTATTTAACGGCTATGGGTTTGGCTTTTACGGTAAAGTCACGCCAGAACTAGGTATTCTCATCACAGTAGCTATTTTTACTGTTCAAATCTTTTTAAGTAAAGCCTGGATGGCAAGGTTTAAGTATGGACCGCTTGAGCGTCTTTGGAGATTGTTTACGTACAGAGGGGTATAA
- a CDS encoding DUF1565 domain-containing protein: protein MKYHVSMQGNDQAKGTSDQPFRTISRAAALAMAGDTVTVHAGVYREWVNPANGGTEEHRIIYRSAGDGEVVITGAERITDWKAEGDSVWSTEIPNSIFSVRNPFEVELSGDWLFDGAFPVHLGDVYLDCKSLYECNSVDKVRKPDVWPEAKYPKDSLLKWYAEVGSTTTKIWANFGGKDPRKENVEINVRPYCFWPEKPGLNYITVSGFTLRQASPQWAAPTDYQEGLIGPHWSKGWIIENNMINESKSVGISLGTEIGTGHAKYMDKHMKGGTQREQEVILRALRSGWHKDSVGSHIVRGNVIHDCEQAGIVGHMGGAFSRIYQNRIYNIHHKRLRHGAEVAGIKLHAALDTQISENIIYSSYRGVWLDWQAQGTRISRNVFFDNLSEDFFVEVCHGPYMADHNLFLSPMNFRNMAQGGAFIHNLFAGRFVVRSEITRITPYHFPHETAMAGYSNITGGDDRYYNNIFLGDNDANKEPVPITFFEHLPLKPRDEVGDDGKTVMDGVPDDSICYLHAVGLEGYDKHPDAKDKKWWEYTKEELAELGDAAKDFFIGNAVLPVAMDGNLYLNNAVPGSHEPNAKIYEQKSIKVEINPMQGRVQIQVNEPKLLRGASAMLVTTDLLGKTYHADMKYEQPDSTPYRFDSDFFGKKRPDANVTPGPFELTENGTIDFEF from the coding sequence ATGAAATATCATGTGTCAATGCAAGGGAATGATCAGGCAAAAGGAACATCTGATCAACCCTTTCGTACAATATCACGCGCTGCGGCTCTTGCCATGGCTGGTGATACGGTTACTGTTCACGCTGGGGTATATAGGGAATGGGTTAATCCGGCTAATGGAGGAACAGAAGAGCATAGAATTATATATAGGTCGGCTGGTGACGGGGAAGTCGTCATTACAGGGGCTGAACGTATTACCGACTGGAAGGCTGAAGGAGACAGTGTTTGGAGCACAGAAATACCTAATTCGATATTTTCTGTTCGTAATCCCTTTGAAGTAGAGTTGAGTGGAGACTGGCTATTTGACGGAGCTTTCCCAGTTCATCTCGGTGATGTATATTTGGATTGCAAATCCTTATATGAATGCAATAGTGTTGATAAAGTACGTAAGCCCGATGTTTGGCCCGAAGCCAAATATCCCAAGGACTCACTACTAAAATGGTATGCCGAAGTTGGTTCTACAACAACGAAAATTTGGGCCAATTTTGGTGGAAAAGATCCTCGTAAGGAAAATGTAGAAATTAACGTCCGTCCTTATTGCTTCTGGCCTGAGAAACCAGGACTTAACTATATAACCGTAAGTGGATTCACACTTCGTCAAGCATCTCCTCAATGGGCAGCGCCAACTGACTACCAGGAAGGTTTGATCGGACCTCACTGGAGTAAGGGTTGGATTATCGAAAACAATATGATCAATGAATCCAAAAGCGTTGGTATCAGCCTAGGTACTGAGATCGGTACAGGTCACGCTAAGTATATGGACAAGCACATGAAAGGCGGCACACAACGTGAGCAGGAGGTTATCCTGAGAGCATTACGTTCTGGATGGCATAAGGATAGTGTAGGCAGTCACATCGTTCGTGGTAATGTAATCCATGATTGTGAACAGGCAGGAATTGTGGGACATATGGGTGGAGCCTTCAGTCGCATTTATCAAAACCGGATCTACAATATCCATCACAAGCGTCTCAGACATGGTGCCGAAGTAGCAGGAATCAAGCTGCATGCTGCTCTAGATACTCAAATTAGTGAAAATATTATCTATAGCAGTTACCGTGGAGTTTGGCTAGACTGGCAAGCACAGGGCACCCGTATTAGTCGTAATGTATTTTTTGATAATCTTTCTGAGGATTTCTTCGTTGAGGTTTGCCATGGTCCGTATATGGCTGATCATAATCTGTTCCTCTCCCCGATGAATTTCAGAAATATGGCACAGGGTGGAGCATTTATCCATAATTTGTTTGCAGGTAGATTTGTGGTTCGTTCCGAGATTACCCGTATTACGCCGTACCACTTCCCTCACGAGACAGCAATGGCAGGTTACTCCAATATTACCGGAGGCGATGACAGGTACTATAACAATATCTTTTTGGGGGATAATGATGCTAATAAAGAACCTGTCCCAATAACCTTTTTTGAGCATCTTCCGCTTAAACCTAGGGATGAAGTCGGAGATGACGGGAAGACTGTCATGGATGGTGTTCCGGACGATTCCATTTGCTATCTGCATGCTGTGGGACTGGAAGGCTACGACAAGCATCCTGATGCAAAAGATAAGAAGTGGTGGGAATACACCAAAGAGGAGCTTGCTGAGCTGGGAGATGCCGCAAAAGATTTCTTTATAGGAAATGCAGTTCTTCCGGTAGCTATGGACGGAAATTTATACCTTAACAATGCGGTTCCAGGCAGTCATGAACCCAATGCGAAGATATATGAGCAGAAGAGCATTAAAGTGGAGATTAATCCTATGCAAGGCAGAGTACAAATTCAGGTCAATGAGCCCAAATTGCTTCGTGGAGCCTCTGCAATGTTGGTTACCACCGACCTGCTTGGCAAGACTTATCACGCTGATATGAAGTATGAGCAACCAGACAGCACTCCATATCGTTTTGACTCTGACTTTTTCGGGAAAAAGAGACCTGATGCAAATGTCACACCCGGTCCGTTTGAATTAACCGAAAATGGTACCATTGATTTTGAATTTTAG
- a CDS encoding acyl-CoA dehydrogenase family protein gives MNNVYQESKDFAATYILPYTEMIDQESKFPEEAFKELGNKGFLKLLVPEEFGGHGKGLVEHAEAVLAFAESCSTTALCYMMHNVALMCIVTHGSEELKRKIFSDVVENGKFLALAYSEFGTGTHFYNPEIQAQFNGDYTKFNGTKSMVTSATYASYYLVLAPSVEEGKINNWVFPLETEGLSFEMSNWNGLGMRGNSSCPMHIENVALEASYRIGEEGSGQEQVFNVVAPFFITGLGSVYSGTALHMFDVASNYSVDRKYPDGSSLSNIETVQVHIGTIYKNAAAARALTLDAATAGANGDADALAKILAARIVASEAAIECGKLAMRVGGGKAYNKALPTERLLRDAYAGQIMAPSADVLNVWLGKALTGQMIP, from the coding sequence ATGAATAATGTATATCAAGAAAGTAAGGATTTTGCCGCTACCTACATACTACCTTACACAGAAATGATTGATCAGGAATCGAAATTTCCGGAAGAAGCTTTTAAGGAACTAGGGAATAAAGGCTTCTTAAAACTGCTTGTACCTGAAGAATTTGGTGGACACGGAAAAGGTCTTGTCGAGCATGCAGAGGCTGTTCTGGCTTTTGCGGAGTCGTGTTCTACAACTGCACTTTGTTATATGATGCATAATGTTGCTTTGATGTGTATCGTAACTCACGGAAGTGAAGAGCTTAAGAGAAAGATTTTTTCTGATGTCGTAGAAAATGGAAAATTCCTTGCATTAGCCTACAGTGAATTCGGAACAGGAACACATTTCTACAATCCAGAAATTCAAGCTCAGTTTAATGGTGACTATACAAAATTCAACGGAACGAAGAGCATGGTAACTTCAGCAACGTATGCTTCTTACTACCTTGTTCTTGCGCCATCTGTAGAAGAAGGAAAAATTAATAACTGGGTATTCCCTTTAGAAACAGAAGGCTTAAGCTTTGAAATGTCCAATTGGAATGGACTCGGAATGAGAGGGAACTCTTCCTGCCCAATGCACATCGAAAATGTTGCTCTCGAAGCGTCCTATCGAATTGGAGAAGAAGGTTCAGGCCAAGAGCAAGTATTCAATGTAGTAGCACCTTTCTTCATCACAGGACTAGGTTCAGTTTACAGTGGTACTGCCTTGCATATGTTTGATGTTGCAAGTAATTATTCTGTAGATCGAAAATACCCTGATGGAAGTTCACTATCTAATATTGAAACCGTCCAAGTACATATTGGAACGATTTACAAGAATGCAGCTGCGGCAAGAGCCTTAACGCTAGATGCTGCTACTGCAGGTGCAAACGGAGACGCAGATGCACTTGCAAAGATTTTAGCTGCTAGAATTGTAGCATCAGAAGCTGCGATTGAATGCGGGAAGCTTGCCATGAGAGTCGGGGGAGGGAAAGCATATAATAAAGCTTTACCTACCGAAAGACTTCTGAGAGATGCCTATGCAGGGCAAATTATGGCTCCAAGTGCAGACGTTCTAAATGTTTGGCTTGGAAAAGCATTAACTGGTCAGATGATTCCTTAA
- a CDS encoding phosphate/phosphite/phosphonate ABC transporter substrate-binding protein has protein sequence MSLLSNDRVKVGAVIYDPKVTVIWEIIADFFKEEGLEIECVFYKDYEKQVDGLMNKEIDIAWNSPLAWLDTYLRTDGKCQMGSMRDTDRDRKTCFIVRKDSGITNLDGLKGKTIGFGAIDSPQARLIPINHLYKNGLEFEEDYSEKRFDIGVGLHGDHVGGELDAVKALMEGTVDAAVALDLNWDAWKKDGTVDENQLVCIDTTDLFDHCIFVAHPEFSTERFLEWQKVLNRMDYNNDDHKNMMDMEGLKEWVEGRITGFQQLREANNYLKFFDK, from the coding sequence GTGAGTTTATTGAGTAATGATAGAGTAAAAGTTGGTGCTGTTATTTATGATCCGAAAGTTACGGTTATTTGGGAGATTATCGCTGATTTTTTCAAAGAGGAAGGCCTTGAAATAGAATGTGTCTTCTATAAGGATTACGAGAAACAGGTTGACGGATTAATGAACAAGGAAATCGATATTGCCTGGAACTCGCCTTTAGCTTGGTTGGACACTTACTTGAGAACCGATGGAAAATGCCAGATGGGCTCTATGAGGGATACAGACAGAGACCGAAAGACATGCTTCATCGTCCGGAAAGATAGTGGCATAACGAACCTAGATGGGTTAAAAGGAAAGACGATTGGTTTTGGAGCGATCGATTCTCCTCAAGCAAGACTTATCCCGATCAACCACTTGTATAAAAATGGACTAGAATTTGAAGAAGATTACAGTGAAAAAAGGTTTGATATTGGTGTCGGTCTTCACGGAGATCACGTTGGTGGCGAGTTAGATGCCGTAAAAGCACTGATGGAAGGAACTGTAGACGCCGCTGTAGCTCTCGATTTGAATTGGGACGCTTGGAAGAAGGACGGTACCGTTGATGAAAATCAGTTAGTTTGCATTGATACAACGGATTTGTTTGACCACTGCATTTTCGTAGCGCACCCTGAATTTTCAACTGAAAGATTTCTAGAATGGCAAAAGGTGCTTAATAGAATGGATTATAACAATGATGACCATAAAAATATGATGGATATGGAAGGCTTAAAGGAATGGGTTGAAGGCAGGATTACAGGGTTTCAGCAATTACGCGAAGCCAACAACTATTTGAAGTTCTTTGATAAGTAA
- a CDS encoding cobalamin-independent methionine synthase II family protein: protein MKLPLPLFPTSLIGSMPRSKEVLKALRMVRRGTIDPGDFNKLIETETEKVIRLQENFGIDVITSGELGRDNYVSFVSDKIGGVKMMSMSEMLDYIDDKKAFENILTTLDVPAVSIKNAICVGKLSYNGDIVADELKMVKKFTNKPVKITLPGPYLLTRSMWLPNLSGKAYGSKEELGQDVIKIMKEEIDNLMSIGVDVIQFDEPVLTEVVFTDGKPRSFMCAALSERKDPKEELEFASSLIKQIIDHIDRSKTVPSLHVCRGNWSKDESILLTGPYTPLLELFAEVNPALLTLEFSTPRAGEISSLLTDTKIGEHTALGLGVLNPRTDEIETVDSILSRVEEAMKYLPKERISLNPDCGFATFSSSPVNVLETITGKMSTLTEAASVLRRKYEKEDFR from the coding sequence ATGAAACTACCATTACCTCTCTTTCCTACTTCCTTAATAGGGAGCATGCCTAGATCAAAAGAAGTTCTAAAAGCACTGAGAATGGTGAGAAGAGGAACGATCGATCCTGGCGACTTTAACAAGCTTATAGAGACTGAAACCGAGAAGGTTATTAGGCTTCAGGAAAATTTCGGAATCGATGTAATTACTAGTGGAGAGCTTGGGCGTGATAACTACGTATCCTTCGTTTCCGATAAAATTGGCGGAGTCAAAATGATGAGCATGAGTGAAATGCTTGATTATATTGATGATAAAAAAGCTTTTGAAAACATCTTGACCACTCTTGATGTTCCGGCAGTAAGCATTAAGAATGCTATTTGTGTTGGCAAGTTGAGCTACAACGGCGACATTGTCGCAGATGAACTTAAGATGGTAAAGAAGTTTACGAACAAACCTGTGAAAATCACCTTACCAGGTCCTTATCTCTTGACTAGATCAATGTGGCTTCCTAATCTTTCTGGTAAGGCTTATGGTAGTAAAGAAGAGCTTGGCCAAGATGTTATTAAGATTATGAAAGAAGAGATCGATAACCTTATGAGTATTGGAGTCGATGTCATTCAATTTGATGAACCAGTGCTGACAGAAGTTGTTTTCACTGACGGAAAGCCAAGATCATTTATGTGTGCAGCTCTTTCGGAGCGAAAAGATCCTAAAGAGGAGCTTGAATTTGCCAGTTCACTAATTAAACAGATCATCGATCATATAGATAGGTCTAAGACAGTTCCTTCACTTCATGTTTGCAGAGGGAACTGGAGTAAGGATGAGAGCATCTTATTGACAGGTCCATATACTCCTTTACTCGAGCTATTTGCAGAGGTAAACCCAGCCCTTTTAACACTTGAATTCTCTACTCCAAGAGCAGGAGAGATCAGCTCATTACTCACAGATACAAAAATTGGAGAGCACACAGCACTTGGTTTAGGAGTGCTAAATCCGCGTACAGATGAAATTGAGACAGTTGATTCAATTCTCTCAAGAGTAGAAGAGGCAATGAAGTATCTACCAAAAGAAAGAATATCGCTAAATCCTGACTGCGGGTTTGCCACATTCTCAAGTAGTCCGGTTAACGTACTTGAGACGATCACAGGCAAAATGAGCACGTTAACAGAAGCAGCTTCAGTTTTAAGGAGAAAATATGAAAAAGAAGACTTCAGATAA
- a CDS encoding OsmC family protein yields the protein MKKKTSDNRNTLYESKIFDINFRGTSNDLSRVKVFTNKSSIQIEKQISFDSENEHITSVEYFAGSVLSSILLSLLEQSKKRGSIIEEIEGVLNLSLENPLTLAGVRGYDEEPVISKIMITVFLYADLEDNEFDDFCTKALTNSPIYNTLKKSMKLEVLFKKLL from the coding sequence ATGAAAAAGAAGACTTCAGATAATAGAAACACATTGTACGAGTCCAAAATTTTTGATATAAACTTTAGAGGAACGTCTAATGATCTCTCACGAGTAAAAGTATTTACAAATAAAAGCAGCATTCAAATAGAGAAGCAAATAAGCTTTGACTCAGAAAACGAGCATATTACTAGTGTTGAATACTTTGCAGGATCAGTCTTAAGTAGCATTTTATTGTCACTGTTAGAGCAATCGAAAAAGCGAGGGTCAATCATTGAAGAAATTGAAGGAGTTTTGAACCTATCACTAGAAAACCCTCTGACCTTAGCTGGTGTCAGGGGGTATGACGAAGAACCGGTGATCAGTAAAATCATGATTACTGTTTTCTTATATGCAGATTTAGAGGATAATGAGTTTGATGATTTTTGCACCAAGGCACTAACTAATTCACCAATCTATAATACTTTAAAAAAATCAATGAAGCTTGAAGTCTTATTTAAGAAGCTTTTGTAA